The following are encoded together in the Syntrophorhabdus sp. genome:
- a CDS encoding bifunctional oligoribonuclease/PAP phosphatase NrnA, whose product MKARIKKLVEEGRSFLLTTHIDPDGDAIGSVFAFAMALGTLGKEATVYLRDKVPYRYEFLPAPAGVVHAVPDGKYDAVFVLDCGSLFRVGTGHDRIGTMAPVVNIDHHDTNDHFGAVNLVDPGASSTGEIVYRLFKSLKVKVDHGMAVNIYTAIFTDTGSLRYDNTSLEAFRICEEMVRTGVRPSWVAGMVYENHPRERFLLLGEVLCTLTTYGGRIAMARVTSDMFERTGTNREFTDGFVEFIKEIHGIEVAVLIREIDKRHHKVSMRGKGTVDVAAICNAFGGGGHRNAAGCRIEGTMEETEERLLRALAPEGCIKDP is encoded by the coding sequence ATGAAGGCAAGGATTAAGAAACTTGTCGAAGAGGGCCGCAGTTTCCTCCTGACGACCCACATCGATCCCGACGGCGACGCCATCGGGTCCGTTTTCGCCTTTGCCATGGCCCTCGGTACACTCGGCAAGGAGGCCACGGTCTACCTCAGGGACAAGGTCCCCTACAGGTATGAGTTTCTCCCGGCACCGGCCGGCGTGGTCCACGCGGTGCCCGACGGCAAGTACGATGCCGTCTTCGTTCTCGACTGCGGCAGCCTTTTCCGGGTCGGGACGGGACACGACCGGATAGGCACGATGGCACCCGTCGTCAATATCGATCATCACGATACGAACGACCACTTTGGGGCCGTGAACCTTGTCGATCCCGGGGCGTCGTCGACGGGGGAGATCGTGTACCGGCTCTTCAAGTCCCTGAAGGTGAAGGTGGACCACGGTATGGCTGTGAACATCTACACGGCCATCTTTACCGACACCGGGTCGCTGAGGTATGACAACACCAGCCTCGAGGCCTTCAGGATATGTGAAGAGATGGTCAGGACAGGCGTGAGACCGTCGTGGGTGGCGGGGATGGTCTACGAGAACCACCCCAGGGAAAGGTTCCTTCTCCTCGGCGAGGTCCTGTGCACGCTCACCACCTATGGGGGCAGGATAGCGATGGCCCGCGTCACATCGGACATGTTCGAAAGGACGGGAACGAACCGCGAGTTCACTGATGGCTTCGTCGAATTCATAAAGGAGATACACGGCATCGAGGTTGCGGTGCTGATACGGGAGATCGACAAGCGTCACCACAAGGTCAGCATGCGGGGCAAGGGGACCGTGGACGTTGCCGCCATCTGCAACGCCTTCGGCGGCGGGGGGCATCGAAATGCCGCCGGGTGTCGAATTGAAGGCACCATGGAGGAAACGGAAGAGAGACTTCTTCGGGCCCTTGCGCCTGAAGGTTGCATAAAAGACCCGTAA
- the truB gene encoding tRNA pseudouridine(55) synthase TruB has product MNGYLIIDKKAGMSSYDVIRRLKRLHKFKKIGYIGTLDRNATGILPVALDEGVKLIPFLENVEKQYRARFLLGVTTETQDIEGKVLTETPTEPFDRQIIEDALMSYLGRITQRVPAYSSKKVNRKPLYKWARSGVQVEQPVKEVEIFDITLLDYSHPHLDIEVTCSKGTYIRALASDLGEKLGCGATLFTLKRTRHGEFTEEMGTDIECFKMEQDLLNYLLPLENILGSVRGMVVETALEKFLRHGMPVPIAGSAREWRHGEAARLFNRQGTLIGVGFADLGSKTIKIRRLINY; this is encoded by the coding sequence ATGAATGGATACTTGATAATCGACAAGAAAGCGGGGATGTCCTCCTACGATGTGATACGACGGCTGAAGAGGCTCCACAAGTTCAAGAAGATAGGGTACATAGGCACCCTCGACCGCAACGCGACGGGGATACTGCCTGTCGCCCTCGATGAAGGGGTGAAGCTCATACCCTTTCTCGAAAACGTGGAAAAGCAGTATCGCGCGAGATTCCTTCTGGGCGTGACGACGGAGACGCAGGACATCGAGGGCAAGGTGCTCACGGAAACACCGACGGAACCTTTCGACCGGCAGATCATCGAGGACGCGTTAATGTCTTACCTCGGCAGGATAACCCAGCGTGTTCCCGCGTATTCCTCGAAAAAGGTCAACCGCAAGCCCCTGTACAAGTGGGCCCGAAGCGGAGTTCAGGTGGAGCAGCCCGTCAAGGAGGTGGAGATCTTCGATATCACCCTTCTCGACTACAGCCATCCGCATCTCGACATCGAGGTCACCTGTTCCAAGGGTACCTATATCAGGGCGCTGGCGAGCGACCTCGGCGAGAAGCTCGGATGCGGGGCCACCCTCTTCACTCTGAAACGGACGAGACATGGAGAGTTCACGGAAGAGATGGGGACCGATATTGAGTGTTTCAAAATGGAGCAAGACCTGTTAAACTATTTGTTACCTTTGGAGAATATCCTGGGTTCCGTGCGGGGCATGGTGGTGGAGACGGCCCTGGAGAAGTTCCTGAGGCACGGGATGCCCGTGCCGATAGCTGGCAGCGCGAGGGAATGGAGGCACGGCGAGGCCGCTCGGCTCTTTAACAGGCAGGGGACGTTGATCGGCGTGGGCTTCGCGGACCTGGGATCGAAAACGATAAAGATAAGGCGATTGATCAATTATTAA
- the rpsO gene encoding 30S ribosomal protein S15, with the protein MPLDTQRKKSIIEDFKTHDTDTGSPEVQIALLTERIRSLTEHFKKFSKDHNSRRGLLVLVGSRRRLLNYLKDKNVDRYKKVVEKLGLRK; encoded by the coding sequence ATGCCATTGGACACTCAGAGGAAAAAGTCGATCATTGAGGATTTTAAGACCCATGATACCGACACCGGATCCCCGGAAGTGCAGATAGCGCTTCTGACGGAACGGATACGATCCCTGACGGAGCATTTCAAGAAGTTCTCCAAGGACCACAACTCGAGAAGGGGGCTTCTCGTCCTTGTCGGCAGCAGAAGGCGGCTTCTTAACTATCTCAAGGACAAGAACGTTGACCGCTACAAGAAGGTCGTAGAGAAGCTTGGTCTGAGAAAATAA
- the pnp gene encoding polyribonucleotide nucleotidyltransferase: MEENITIEFAGRPLTLSAGGLAKQADGSVLARYGDTVVLVTAVAEKQERDKDFLPLTVNYQEMSYAAGKFPGGFFKREGRPTTREILTSRLIDRPLRPLFPKNWRYETQVISTVLSADQDNDPGVLSLVGASCAVTISDIPHDGPFAGVRVGRIGGVFVANPTFPEMADSDIDIVVTATRDAIIMVEGEAHFVKGTDLIEAIEFGHQAMMPLIEMQEKLREKIGRPKRQIPVPQDLEEKKKEVRAIVEKDLIDSFGVKAKLRRYERQDAILNDLKARYSEEEAGIIAKVYEDVTRDLMREQLLSTGRRIDGRVTDEIRPISCVVGALPRTHGSAVFTRGETQALAVTTFGTSDDEQKIESLHEGETYKTFLLHYNFTPFSVGEVSMLRGPTRREIGHGNLAERALTPILPEREAFPYTIRIVSEILESNGSSSMATVCGGCLSLMDAGVPIKEPVAGIAMGLVKEGDRELILSDILGDEDHLGDMDFKIAGTREGVTAIQMDIKIKGISKDTMEKAVIQGQQGVGRILDIMTGTIPAPRENLSPYAPRIYTMTIKPDKIREVIGPGGKVIRSIIERTGVKIDIDDSGTVNIVSVDEESANAAIEIVKSIVKEVEVGAVYEGKVRRVLDAGVIVELGPNLDGFCHVSQLDDKFVKKASDVVREGDDITVKVIGVEDNGRVKLSRKAVLKDQRGQH; this comes from the coding sequence ATGGAAGAAAATATAACTATCGAATTCGCGGGTCGACCGTTGACCCTCAGTGCCGGGGGTTTGGCCAAGCAGGCCGATGGAAGCGTTCTGGCGCGCTACGGGGACACGGTTGTCCTCGTCACCGCCGTTGCCGAGAAACAGGAGAGGGACAAGGATTTCCTGCCGCTCACCGTCAACTACCAGGAGATGTCATATGCAGCCGGCAAGTTCCCCGGGGGTTTCTTCAAGAGGGAGGGACGTCCGACGACGCGGGAGATACTCACATCCCGCCTCATCGACAGGCCCCTGAGACCTCTTTTTCCCAAGAACTGGCGATACGAGACCCAGGTCATCTCGACGGTGCTTTCCGCCGATCAGGACAACGATCCCGGCGTCCTGAGCCTCGTGGGGGCATCCTGCGCGGTCACCATTTCGGACATTCCCCATGACGGACCCTTCGCGGGTGTCAGGGTGGGCAGGATCGGCGGTGTTTTCGTCGCGAACCCGACCTTTCCCGAGATGGCCGACAGCGATATCGATATCGTCGTCACGGCAACCCGTGACGCCATCATCATGGTGGAGGGCGAGGCACACTTCGTGAAGGGCACGGATCTCATCGAAGCGATCGAGTTCGGCCACCAGGCCATGATGCCTCTCATCGAGATGCAGGAGAAGCTCCGGGAAAAGATCGGAAGGCCGAAGAGGCAGATACCGGTCCCCCAGGACCTGGAGGAGAAGAAGAAAGAGGTCCGCGCCATCGTGGAGAAGGACCTCATCGACAGCTTTGGCGTGAAGGCGAAACTGCGGCGGTACGAGCGACAGGATGCGATATTGAACGACCTCAAGGCCCGTTACTCCGAAGAGGAGGCAGGGATCATCGCCAAGGTCTACGAAGATGTGACACGGGACCTCATGCGGGAGCAGCTCCTGTCGACGGGCAGACGCATCGACGGACGGGTCACGGACGAGATCCGTCCCATCTCCTGCGTCGTCGGCGCCCTCCCCAGGACGCATGGCTCCGCGGTATTCACCCGGGGCGAGACGCAGGCACTGGCGGTCACCACCTTCGGAACATCCGATGACGAGCAGAAGATCGAATCCCTCCACGAGGGAGAGACGTACAAGACCTTCCTGCTCCATTACAATTTCACGCCCTTTTCCGTTGGTGAGGTCTCGATGCTGAGGGGACCGACACGGCGCGAGATAGGTCACGGCAATCTTGCCGAGAGGGCTCTGACCCCGATCCTGCCCGAGAGGGAGGCATTCCCGTACACGATCAGGATCGTTTCGGAGATCCTCGAGTCGAACGGTTCCTCTTCGATGGCCACGGTATGCGGCGGCTGCCTTTCGCTCATGGATGCCGGCGTGCCCATCAAGGAGCCCGTTGCGGGCATCGCCATGGGCCTCGTGAAGGAGGGCGACCGGGAACTCATCCTTTCCGACATCCTCGGTGACGAGGACCACCTCGGCGATATGGATTTCAAGATCGCCGGCACCCGGGAAGGTGTCACGGCCATCCAGATGGATATCAAGATAAAGGGGATATCAAAGGACACCATGGAGAAGGCGGTCATCCAGGGTCAGCAGGGTGTCGGCAGGATCCTCGATATCATGACGGGGACGATTCCGGCACCGAGGGAGAACCTTTCGCCCTACGCACCCAGGATCTACACGATGACGATCAAGCCCGACAAGATCCGGGAGGTCATCGGCCCGGGTGGAAAGGTGATACGGAGCATCATTGAGAGGACGGGCGTCAAGATAGACATCGACGATTCCGGGACGGTGAATATCGTTTCCGTGGACGAGGAGTCCGCCAACGCCGCCATCGAGATCGTCAAATCCATTGTGAAAGAGGTCGAGGTGGGCGCCGTCTACGAAGGCAAGGTGCGGCGGGTGCTCGATGCCGGTGTCATCGTGGAACTCGGGCCCAACCTGGACGGTTTCTGCCACGTGAGCCAGCTCGATGACAAGTTCGTCAAGAAGGCCTCCGATGTGGTCAGGGAAGGCGACGACATCACCGTAAAGGTCATCGGCGTGGAAGACAACGGGAGGGTAAAACTGTCGAGAAAGGCTGTCCTCAAGGACCAGAGGGGACAGCATTAA
- a CDS encoding insulinase family protein yields the protein MYKKTVLDNGITVVTESIAYYSTVSIGIWWKAGSRYETAGVNGISHFIEHMLFKGTTGRTAYDIAREIDAIGGSLNAFTGREYTCLYARVLRKDLNVALDIIADMYRDSLFSSEDIEKERYVIIQEIKMIEDNPEEYIYDMFNASYYKDHALGMPILGTEESVEGLTGGQLTACFRDLYGPENAIITVSGRVNHEACVEEIRRRFSGIPAGKDDGRMLIPPRATTGIDIYEKDLEHVYLCIGTDGVSQVDRRRYVLYVLNAIMGGSMSSHLFQEIREQRGLVYNIYSYVNCYHDAGTFGISTSTSQESIAEVLTLIREEIARIRDRGITDAELSFSKEHIKGNLFIALEGSETRMGRLAKNEIYFGTYIPLKETLREIDGISKKDVAAIAREIFDSMKMVSLTVLGNVDREKVERVWRE from the coding sequence ATGTATAAGAAGACCGTACTCGATAACGGTATCACCGTCGTTACAGAATCCATCGCATACTATTCGACGGTTTCGATAGGTATATGGTGGAAGGCGGGGAGCCGTTACGAGACGGCAGGCGTGAACGGCATCTCTCATTTCATCGAACACATGCTCTTCAAGGGGACGACGGGGCGCACGGCGTACGACATCGCCCGCGAGATCGACGCCATCGGCGGTTCGCTGAACGCCTTCACGGGCAGGGAATACACCTGTCTGTACGCGCGGGTCCTGCGCAAGGACCTCAACGTGGCCCTCGACATCATTGCGGACATGTACCGCGATTCACTCTTCAGCTCCGAGGACATCGAGAAGGAGCGTTACGTCATCATTCAAGAGATCAAGATGATCGAGGACAATCCTGAGGAGTATATCTACGACATGTTCAATGCCTCCTACTACAAGGACCACGCCCTCGGGATGCCCATACTGGGCACTGAGGAATCCGTGGAAGGCCTCACCGGCGGTCAGCTGACGGCCTGTTTCAGAGACCTCTACGGACCGGAGAACGCCATAATCACCGTGAGCGGCAGGGTGAACCACGAGGCCTGCGTGGAAGAGATAAGGCGTCGTTTTTCAGGCATTCCCGCGGGAAAAGACGACGGCAGGATGCTTATCCCGCCTCGCGCGACCACGGGGATCGACATTTACGAAAAGGACCTGGAGCATGTGTACCTGTGCATAGGCACGGACGGCGTCAGCCAGGTCGACAGGCGCAGGTATGTGCTCTACGTCCTGAACGCGATAATGGGCGGCAGCATGAGCTCCCACCTTTTCCAGGAGATACGGGAACAGAGGGGCCTCGTGTACAATATCTATTCCTATGTCAATTGCTACCATGACGCGGGCACGTTCGGGATATCGACGTCCACGTCCCAGGAATCCATAGCGGAGGTGCTCACCCTCATCAGGGAGGAGATAGCGCGGATCCGGGACAGGGGCATAACCGACGCCGAGCTGTCCTTCTCGAAAGAGCATATAAAAGGGAACCTCTTCATCGCCCTCGAAGGGTCGGAGACACGTATGGGCCGCCTCGCGAAGAACGAGATATACTTCGGGACATACATCCCCCTCAAGGAAACCCTCCGGGAGATAGACGGGATCAGCAAGAAGGACGTGGCTGCCATTGCCCGGGAGATATTCGACAGCATGAAGATGGTGTCCCTCACCGTGCTCGGCAATGTGGACCGCGAGAAGGTCGAAAGGGTATGGAGAGAATAG
- the dut gene encoding dUTP diphosphatase produces the protein MERIEVFIKTRDGATVPVYATDRSSGVDLCALVEDPVILGPMERALIPTGIFIGIPEGFEGEVRPRSGIAHRHGVTVLNTPGTIDSDYRGEVKVILINLGREPFTINRGDRIAQMVFKRLARVDFRPVASLADTHRGEGGFGSTGV, from the coding sequence ATGGAGAGAATAGAGGTCTTCATCAAGACGCGTGATGGTGCAACGGTTCCGGTGTACGCGACAGACCGTTCCTCCGGCGTCGATCTCTGTGCCCTCGTTGAAGACCCCGTTATCCTTGGTCCCATGGAACGTGCTCTTATCCCTACGGGCATATTCATCGGCATACCCGAGGGTTTCGAGGGGGAGGTGCGGCCCCGCAGCGGCATCGCCCACAGGCACGGGGTGACGGTGCTCAACACCCCGGGCACCATCGATTCCGATTACCGGGGCGAGGTCAAGGTGATCCTGATCAACCTGGGCCGGGAGCCTTTCACGATAAACAGGGGAGACCGCATTGCCCAGATGGTCTTCAAGAGACTGGCCCGGGTGGATTTCCGGCCTGTTGCAAGTCTTGCCGATACGCACCGCGGCGAGGGAGGTTTCGGTTCCACGGGGGTGTAG
- a CDS encoding tyrosine recombinase XerD, which produces MERLYHHLDSYVRHLVSERGASPHTVEAYNRDILTFIRYLEEMACPEPERRHVESFIGYMREKGRSTRSVVRCLSALRGFFNYLLLDGKVAVSPLEDVDTPRFRPPIPRVLSEDEMGELIRLPQGEKMALRDRTMLELLYATGLRVSELISLKKGDVNLDGGFVVAMGKRSKERVVPLGSYSRDAIRAYLDAERPRGQYLFPNRRGGMMTRQAVWKIIRKYGLKLSRGKVSPHTIRHTFATHLLEGGADLRSVQVLLGHEDISTTQIYTHVDRKRLKEIHKKHHPRG; this is translated from the coding sequence GTGGAACGTCTCTATCACCATCTTGACAGTTATGTCCGTCACCTTGTTTCGGAGCGCGGCGCCTCGCCGCATACCGTGGAGGCGTACAACCGCGATATCCTGACATTCATACGGTATCTTGAGGAGATGGCCTGCCCGGAGCCTGAAAGGCGCCACGTGGAATCCTTTATCGGATACATGCGCGAAAAGGGCAGGTCGACACGGAGCGTCGTGAGATGCCTGTCCGCGCTGAGGGGTTTCTTCAATTACCTCCTCCTCGACGGCAAGGTCGCGGTGAGCCCCCTTGAGGATGTCGATACACCGAGGTTTCGGCCGCCCATTCCCCGGGTGCTCTCCGAGGACGAGATGGGCGAGCTCATCCGCCTGCCCCAGGGAGAGAAGATGGCCCTGAGAGACAGGACGATGCTTGAGCTTCTTTACGCGACGGGCCTGAGGGTCTCGGAGCTCATAAGCCTCAAGAAAGGCGATGTCAACCTGGATGGCGGGTTCGTCGTCGCCATGGGAAAGCGCTCCAAGGAACGGGTCGTGCCGCTCGGCTCCTATTCGAGGGACGCCATCAGGGCCTACCTCGACGCGGAAAGACCCCGGGGCCAGTACCTTTTTCCGAACCGCCGCGGCGGTATGATGACCCGTCAGGCCGTCTGGAAGATCATACGGAAGTACGGCCTCAAGCTGTCACGGGGCAAGGTGTCGCCTCATACCATACGGCATACCTTCGCCACACACCTGCTTGAGGGCGGCGCGGACCTGCGGTCGGTCCAGGTGCTCCTGGGACACGAGGACATATCCACAACACAGATATACACCCACGTCGACCGCAAGCGCCTGA